One segment of Metallosphaera cuprina Ar-4 DNA contains the following:
- a CDS encoding nascent polypeptide-associated complex protein — translation MKVNPKDLKKLEKMGIKTQNIDALRVIIETKDETIVIESPMVTKANVMGQEAITIIGGTTKIEAKAEPKLEINEEDVRFVMEQTGKSEEQVREALKKSNGDIAKAILSLTEGQAS, via the coding sequence ATGAAGGTCAATCCTAAGGATCTTAAGAAATTAGAAAAGATGGGCATAAAAACACAAAACATAGACGCATTAAGGGTAATAATTGAAACCAAAGATGAGACAATAGTTATCGAGTCACCGATGGTGACTAAGGCTAACGTAATGGGTCAGGAGGCCATAACTATAATCGGGGGAACTACAAAGATCGAAGCTAAGGCAGAACCGAAGCTGGAAATAAACGAGGAAGACGTAAGGTTCGTTATGGAACAGACCGGAAAGTCGGAAGAGCAGGTTAGAGAGGCTCTTAAGAAATCTAATGGTGACATAGCTAAAGCTATTTTAAGCTTGACTGAAGGGCAAGCTTCTTGA
- a CDS encoding helix-turn-helix domain-containing protein: MATDYIVESVAKRIAGDIVWSRNPGLAMRKWRETFGVSQSELSRILRISQSVIADYERNRRQPGSLMVRKYIEALIEADSKRGFKIVNELGKLFSLNFPFIMDMSDFVRPVSFQEVIMAVDGIPVMANLTNAQFYGYVVTDSPKTIISLSGMEFYQFLSITLNKILVFTKVSSGRSPMIALKIAPMRPRLVILHRPLKMDPLSIYIANMEGINVIVSTKRTEEDLIEGLKKLALQSSLK, encoded by the coding sequence ATGGCAACCGACTACATCGTTGAAAGCGTAGCTAAAAGAATTGCAGGAGACATAGTGTGGAGCAGAAACCCTGGGCTAGCGATGAGGAAGTGGCGCGAGACGTTTGGAGTTTCTCAATCTGAGCTATCTAGAATATTGAGGATATCCCAATCAGTTATTGCCGATTACGAAAGAAATAGGAGACAACCTGGAAGCCTAATGGTTAGAAAATACATAGAGGCCCTGATAGAGGCTGACTCAAAAAGGGGTTTCAAAATTGTAAACGAGCTAGGTAAACTCTTCTCACTTAACTTCCCCTTCATTATGGACATGTCGGACTTCGTTAGACCTGTTTCCTTTCAGGAAGTGATAATGGCAGTTGATGGGATACCAGTGATGGCTAACCTAACTAACGCGCAGTTCTACGGATATGTAGTCACCGACAGTCCAAAAACCATTATCTCGCTCAGTGGAATGGAATTTTATCAGTTTCTCTCTATAACATTGAATAAGATTTTAGTATTTACTAAAGTTTCAAGCGGAAGATCTCCAATGATAGCGCTTAAGATAGCCCCTATGAGACCTAGACTAGTCATCCTACACAGGCCGCTTAAGATGGACCCCCTTTCAATATACATAGCTAACATGGAGGGTATAAACGTGATTGTGTCCACAAAAAGGACAGAAGAAGACTTAATTGAAGGGCTCAAGAAGCTTGCCCTTCAGTCAAGCTTAAAATAG